The Roseovarius sp. EL26 genome has a window encoding:
- a CDS encoding (2Fe-2S)-binding protein, protein MIICHCQNITDHEINAAIDWMRAADNATLITPGKIYHALGKVADCGGCMPLFLSTMRNNDNLKVPMELRGLRRDITKENQTCKATAKSSNT, encoded by the coding sequence ATGATAATCTGTCATTGTCAAAATATTACGGATCACGAGATCAACGCTGCTATTGATTGGATGAGGGCCGCCGATAATGCGACCCTCATCACCCCCGGAAAGATTTACCATGCTCTTGGAAAAGTGGCAGATTGTGGCGGTTGCATGCCGCTTTTTCTGTCAACCATGAGAAACAATGATAACCTGAAAGTCCCCATGGAACTGCGTGGCCTACGCCGCGACATTACAAAGGAAAACCAGACATGCAAGGCGACAGCAAAGTCATCGAATACCTGA
- the bfr gene encoding bacterioferritin: MQGDSKVIEYLNKALRHELTAVSQYWLHYRLQDDWGLGRMAKKSREESIEEMEHADKLIDRIIFLGGHPNLQKLDPLRIGQNPKETLECDLAAEISARALYKEAREVCSGAGDYVTMKLFEELMADEEGHIDFLETQLELYETLGAERYAQLNATPMDEAE, encoded by the coding sequence ATGCAAGGCGACAGCAAAGTCATCGAATACCTGAACAAAGCACTGCGTCACGAGCTTACAGCCGTCAGCCAATACTGGCTGCACTACCGTCTGCAGGATGACTGGGGCTTGGGTCGAATGGCCAAGAAAAGCCGCGAAGAGAGCATCGAAGAGATGGAGCACGCGGACAAATTGATCGACCGGATCATCTTTTTAGGTGGGCACCCTAATCTACAAAAACTTGATCCACTACGGATTGGTCAAAATCCGAAAGAAACACTGGAATGTGATCTGGCGGCCGAGATTAGTGCAAGAGCGCTCTACAAAGAAGCGCGCGAGGTCTGTAGTGGTGCAGGCGATTATGTGACAATGAAACTGTTTGAAGAGCTGATGGCAGATGAAGAAGGTCACATTGATTTCCTCGAAACCCAGCTTGAGCTTTATGAGACCCTTGGTGCGGAACGTTATGCCCAACTTAATGCGACTCCAATGGACGAGGCTGAGTAG
- a CDS encoding imelysin family protein → MKSFTLSVSAIALTSLAPAALAGDAINKADILNNYANIASAKYSDSLSSAETLQAAVAALVAEPTAENLQTARAAWLAARVPYQQTEVFRFGNAIVDDWEGKVNAWPLDEGLIDYVDANYGGPTDENNFAVLNVIANPSFELSGEKIDARDITPELLAETLQEADGIEANVATGYHAIEFLLWGQDLNGTAHGAGNRPSTDFAAGDACTGGNCDRRAEYLTAVTDLLVSDLEWMAAQWQDGGNARAQLIADENKGITAILTGMGSLSYGEQAGERMRLGLMLNDPEEEHDCFSDNTHNSHYYDGLGIQNVYLGEYVRTDGRLVSGPSLSDLVAATDADLDTEMRLKLSNTMQALGRIKSTAEAGFSYDQMLEAGNAGGEALIMGGVNGLVDQTKSIERVVSILGLDQVEFEGSDSLDAPEAVFQ, encoded by the coding sequence ATGAAGTCTTTCACGCTCTCCGTCAGCGCCATTGCCCTGACAAGCCTCGCCCCAGCAGCACTGGCAGGCGATGCCATCAATAAAGCCGATATTCTCAATAATTACGCAAACATCGCGTCCGCAAAATACAGCGACAGCCTGAGCAGCGCTGAAACACTGCAAGCTGCCGTGGCCGCACTTGTGGCCGAGCCGACCGCAGAAAACCTGCAAACTGCCCGTGCTGCTTGGCTGGCAGCGCGTGTTCCTTATCAACAAACCGAAGTGTTCCGTTTCGGTAATGCCATCGTTGATGACTGGGAAGGCAAGGTAAACGCCTGGCCACTGGATGAAGGCCTGATCGACTATGTTGATGCCAACTATGGTGGCCCAACAGACGAAAACAATTTCGCGGTTCTGAATGTTATCGCCAACCCAAGCTTTGAGCTGTCTGGCGAAAAAATCGATGCCCGCGACATTACACCAGAATTGCTAGCCGAAACCCTGCAAGAAGCAGACGGGATCGAGGCCAACGTCGCCACCGGCTATCACGCCATTGAATTTCTATTGTGGGGTCAGGACCTGAACGGAACAGCCCACGGTGCAGGCAACCGTCCTTCGACAGATTTTGCTGCCGGGGATGCCTGCACAGGCGGTAACTGCGACCGCCGCGCGGAATACCTGACCGCCGTGACCGACTTGTTAGTCTCGGATTTGGAATGGATGGCCGCGCAATGGCAGGATGGCGGCAACGCCCGCGCCCAACTTATCGCAGACGAAAACAAGGGAATCACCGCAATCCTCACCGGCATGGGTTCTTTGTCATACGGCGAACAGGCCGGTGAGCGCATGCGTCTTGGCCTAATGCTAAACGACCCTGAGGAAGAGCATGACTGCTTCTCGGACAACACACATAACAGCCACTACTATGATGGCTTGGGCATCCAGAATGTTTATTTGGGCGAATATGTTCGCACCGATGGCCGCCTTGTTTCCGGCCCATCCCTGTCAGATCTGGTTGCCGCAACTGACGCGGATCTGGACACCGAAATGCGTTTGAAACTGAGCAACACCATGCAAGCTCTTGGTCGCATCAAAAGCACAGCTGAGGCAGGTTTCTCTTATGATCAGATGCTTGAGGCCGGCAATGCTGGCGGCGAGGCTTTGATCATGGGCGGTGTGAACGGTCTGGTTGATCAAACCAAATCAATCGAGCGGGTGGTGTCCATATTGGGTCTTGATCAGGTTGAATTCGAAGGCTCAGACAGTCTTGATGCCCCAGAGGCCGTGTTCCAATAA
- a CDS encoding di-heme oxidoredictase family protein, whose product MRLQWTRLSSLTLLAAGFAPAAISGPLDEPHLNIIPRTDAEVARIERVLLDVEDSSNVHQFEAKSAGAATVRVRPDADAFSQPSENMPFASELDFKVGNGLFRKLWVSSPSSTLASDGLGPLFNARSCQRCHVKDGRGHPPEGPEDNSISMFLRVSIPGGEEDAIAEIEEYIATVSEPTYGTQLQDFGLPGIPAEYQLQIEYQEVEIALSEGETASLRSPTYTAGNLGYGPLHPDAMLSPRVAPQMIGLGLLEAIPAADILAQVDPKDTDGNGISGRANIVWSVEYGMPMLGRFGLKAGHPTIRQQSAAAFSGDVGISSPLYPAPYGECSDTQLQCQTAPHGDQDVRRFEIDAEGLDLVTFYSRNLAVPARRDANNTQVLRGKEVFYSTGCTSCHTPAYVTHRLEDQPEQSFQMIWPYSDLLLHDMGGGLADNRPEARATGVEWRTPPLWGIGLTKQVSGHTYFLHDGRARSLLEAILWHGGEAKAQRDTVIEMPAADRAALITFLESL is encoded by the coding sequence ATGCGACTCCAATGGACGAGGCTGAGTAGTCTCACCCTTCTGGCGGCGGGATTTGCTCCGGCCGCCATCTCTGGTCCGCTGGACGAACCACATCTGAATATCATCCCCCGCACTGACGCTGAAGTTGCGCGGATTGAACGCGTTCTTTTGGATGTTGAGGATTCCTCGAACGTCCATCAATTCGAGGCGAAATCTGCAGGGGCTGCCACAGTTCGCGTGCGCCCTGATGCCGATGCGTTCTCGCAACCTTCCGAGAACATGCCATTCGCAAGTGAGCTGGACTTCAAGGTCGGCAACGGGTTGTTTCGCAAGCTTTGGGTGTCATCGCCCTCCTCCACACTTGCCTCTGATGGCTTGGGCCCGCTGTTCAACGCGCGATCATGTCAACGCTGCCATGTTAAAGACGGGCGCGGCCACCCGCCCGAAGGCCCGGAAGACAATTCAATCTCGATGTTCTTGCGAGTCTCAATCCCCGGTGGGGAAGAAGACGCCATCGCCGAGATCGAAGAGTATATAGCCACAGTGTCTGAGCCGACTTATGGCACACAATTGCAGGATTTCGGCCTGCCAGGCATTCCCGCAGAATACCAGTTGCAGATCGAGTACCAAGAGGTTGAGATTGCTTTGTCTGAAGGCGAAACCGCTTCCCTGCGCAGCCCAACGTACACAGCAGGTAATCTGGGCTATGGCCCGTTACATCCTGATGCCATGCTGAGCCCAAGGGTCGCGCCGCAAATGATTGGCCTTGGCTTGTTAGAGGCAATCCCAGCAGCCGACATTCTGGCACAGGTCGATCCAAAAGACACAGATGGGAATGGCATTTCCGGGCGGGCAAATATCGTCTGGTCAGTTGAATACGGCATGCCAATGCTGGGCCGCTTTGGCCTCAAGGCCGGGCACCCAACCATTCGCCAACAATCTGCAGCAGCTTTTTCCGGCGACGTAGGCATCTCCAGCCCGCTTTACCCCGCACCATATGGTGAGTGTTCTGATACCCAACTCCAATGCCAGACCGCACCTCATGGTGATCAAGACGTGCGCAGGTTTGAGATTGACGCCGAAGGGCTAGATCTGGTGACTTTCTACAGCCGTAATCTGGCAGTGCCTGCGCGGCGCGATGCGAATAATACACAAGTGTTGCGCGGTAAGGAAGTATTCTACAGCACTGGCTGTACATCCTGCCACACCCCCGCCTACGTCACCCACCGCCTTGAAGATCAACCTGAGCAAAGCTTTCAAATGATCTGGCCCTACTCGGACCTTTTGCTACACGACATGGGCGGCGGTCTGGCAGACAACCGCCCCGAAGCCCGTGCTACCGGTGTTGAGTGGCGAACGCCACCGCTGTGGGGCATAGGGCTGACCAAGCAGGTCAGCGGTCATACCTATTTTCTACACGATGGTCGCGCACGTTCATTGCTTGAAGCCATCTTGTGGCACGGCGGCGAAGCTAAGGCGCAACGCGACACCGTGATTGAAATGCCGGCCGCTGATCGCGCGGCACTTATCACCTTTTTGGAGAGTCTTTGA